Proteins encoded in a region of the Rutidosis leptorrhynchoides isolate AG116_Rl617_1_P2 chromosome 9, CSIRO_AGI_Rlap_v1, whole genome shotgun sequence genome:
- the LOC139866312 gene encoding E3 ubiquitin-protein ligase MBR2-like, which translates to MQGQKGNFGSLPETLTLEGSTSSDSSILDQQIHWTNFMQHPSVNTTIQGTQNLNMWSIGESSSSSIPTQPITEPAWSSLTIPFPEPLGHEQIPSTVSLGDVHTNTTHMNMTHMSMTHNPSTSIGIKPSNYVSGSSSGPFAPGNRQLPRKRKATELSIGQSSSGIETSNIFQRPENSNSMSYDPIIPRLGLGVGGVSSENRAETTRRNVRIRINNPRQQELLTNSGINNGQINFSSSQPSLGLNPVVMRSPPILDNSSSQTGQPVLRVPTTRRNSQPSSRSRSSSSRASRSSNIVNGSLDNSRTIPINISDHPIFVQQPSQPILRVPALNNNGVAATSSNVGPNRGSTHYPSRRLSEILRRSLLPSSDNRTSVVGGGQNGNLFSSLPPPVRASREARNVPNVFGLQRHHLVNPFLARAAGSEGRARLASEIRNVLDLLRRGEGLRFEDVMLLDQSVMYGLVDIQDRHRDMRLDIDNMSYEELLALEERIGNVNVGLTEENISSCLKQKAYADVPGQQDTEPCCICQEEYKKGDDVGSLKCGHDFHTNCIKQWLLQKNSCPVCKSAASATNK; encoded by the exons ATGcaagggcaaaagggtaattttggTTCGTTACCGGAAACCCTAACCTTGGAAGGCTCAACTTCAAGTGATTCAAGTATCTTAGACCAACAAATTCATTGGACGAACTTCATGCAACACCCTTCGGTTAATACAACAATTCAAGGAACCCAAAACTTAAACATGTGGAGTATAGGTGAATCGAGTTCAAGTTCTATACCAACCCAACCAATTACCGAACCCGCATGGTCAAGTTTAACGATACCTTTTCCCGAACCACTTGGACATGAACAAATTCCAAGTACGGTTTCACTCGGTGATGTTCATACGAACACGACCCATATGAACATGACCCATATGAGCATGACCCATAATCCATCTACTTCTATTGGTATCAAGCCCTCGAATTAtgtttccggttcttcttcgggtccTTTTGCACCAGGGAACCGTCAATTACCCCGTAAGCGAAAAGCAACCGAATTAAGTATCGGCCAATCATCATCCGGGATCGAAACCTCAAATATTTTTCAACGACCCGAAAATAGTAATTCAATGTCTTACGATCCGATTATCCCGAGACTGGGATTAGGTGTCGGTGGAGTATCTTCCGAAAATCGCGCCGAAACTACTCGTAGAAACGTTCGGATACGAATCAATAATCCTCGACAACAAGAACTATTGACAAATAGCGGTATTAATAACGGGCAAATAAATTTTTCGTCTTCACAACCTTCTTTGGGACTTAACCCCGTAGTCATGCGATCACCACCGATACTTGACAACTCATCAAGTCAAACGGGTCAACCCGTATTGCGGGTCCCAACAACAAGAAGAAATTCACAACCATCATCTAGAAGTAGGAGTTCTAGCTCACGAGCTAGTCGCTCGTCAAACATAGTTAACGGTTCGTTAGATAACTCAAGAACAATCCCGATAAATATTTCAGATCATCCAATATTCGTGCAACAACCAAGTCAACCCATATTGCGGGTCCCAGCATTGAATAACAATGGTGTTGCCGCCACGTCATCTAATGTGGGTCCCAATCGTGGTTCCACACATTATCCTTCAAGAAGACTGTCTGAAATTCTTCGTCGGTCTTTATTGCCGTCTAGTGATAACAGGACTAGTGTTGTCGGTGGAGGGCAAAATGGTAATTTGTTTTCTTCACTCCCGCCACCCGTGCGCGCTTCACGAGAAGCTAGAAACGTACCAAATGTATTCGGTCTTCAACGTCATCATTTAGTTAACCCGTTTTTGGCTCGAGCTGCCGGAAGTGAAGGACGTGCCAGGCTGGCGTCAGAG ATTCGTAATGTTTTGGACCTTTTGCGTAGGGGAGAAGGATTGCGATTCGAG GATGTTATGCTTTTAGATCAATCAGTCATGTATGGACTGGTTGATATTCAAGATCGGCATCGAGATATGCGTCTCGATATTGATAACATGTCCTATGAG GAATTGTTGGCGTTAGAAGAGCGAATTGGAAATGTGAATGTAGGATTAACCGAAGAAAACATCTCGAGTTGTTTAAAACAGAAAGCGTATGCTGATGTGCCAGGTCAGCAAGACACCGAACCTTGCTGTATATGTCAG GAAGAATACAAGAAGGGTGATGATGTTGGATCGTTGAAATGTGGGCATGATTTTCACACAAATTGTATTAAACAATGGTTGCTTCAGAAGAACTCGTGCCCCGTTTGCAAATCGGCAGCTTCTGCAACTAATAAGTGA